A window of Anaerolineae bacterium contains these coding sequences:
- the hypA gene encoding hydrogenase maturation nickel metallochaperone HypA, producing the protein MHELALTENLLEITLKHATAAGAKKVKQLNIVIGQLSSVVDESVQFYWDFVAKDTIAEEAELHFERIPATFRCHNCRAEFSLNGQPDFLCPHCQSVQVEVIGGNEFRLDSIDIE; encoded by the coding sequence ATGCACGAACTTGCCCTTACCGAAAACCTGTTGGAGATTACCCTGAAACATGCGACGGCAGCAGGGGCCAAAAAGGTTAAACAATTAAATATCGTCATCGGCCAGTTATCGAGCGTGGTGGATGAGTCGGTGCAGTTTTATTGGGATTTTGTGGCCAAAGACACTATTGCCGAGGAAGCCGAGCTTCACTTTGAGCGCATCCCGGCCACTTTCCGCTGCCACAATTGCCGGGCCGAATTTAGCCTCAACGGGCAGCCTGATTTTTTATGCCCCCACTGCCAGAGTGTTCAGGTGGAGGTGATTGGGGGGAACGAGTTTCGGCTGGACAGTATTGACATAGAGTAA
- a CDS encoding C_GCAxxG_C_C family protein yields the protein MEAKELAVSQFEKGYSCSQAVFSAYAEQLGLDMETALRIAGGVGGGMGRTGQTCGAVTGAIMAIGLKYGAVKAADTETKEKVYALVKEFSDRFRFRNESVTCKELLGVDLSTPDGLKIAREQNLYAAVCAKLVKDAAEIVEEILAK from the coding sequence ATGGAAGCAAAAGAATTGGCCGTATCTCAATTTGAAAAAGGTTATTCTTGTTCTCAGGCTGTGTTTTCAGCCTATGCCGAACAATTGGGCCTGGATATGGAAACAGCTTTAAGAATCGCCGGGGGGGTTGGCGGCGGCATGGGCCGCACCGGGCAAACGTGCGGGGCCGTAACCGGCGCGATCATGGCCATTGGCCTAAAATACGGCGCGGTTAAGGCCGCAGATACAGAGACCAAAGAAAAAGTATACGCCCTGGTTAAAGAGTTCAGCGACCGGTTTCGATTTCGGAACGAGTCGGTGACGTGTAAAGAGCTGCTGGGCGTTGACCTGAGCACGCCCGATGGGTTGAAGATTGCCCGCGAACAGAATCTTTACGCCGCCGTTTGCGCCAAGCTGGTGAAAGACGCGGCGGAAATAGTTGAGGAAATTCTGGCCAAATAA